AGCCGGAATAACCCGCGAAATATGCGGCTGTTTCACACATACGATAAAACATTCTTCATTCCTCATCTCATCCAGGAGGAGTGACCTCACTGGTACAGGTTCAGTTGCGTTTACCAACCAAATTCCATGCTTATTTAGAAGCTGCTTTTGCCCCCCTCTTTTAACATATACAGTAACCTGGTGATTTTTTGCCAAAAAACCTCCTAATAACAGACCTACAGATCCTCCACCTATTATTCCAAGTTTCATATTTCACCTCGCCTTTCCATCGTTACCTCTCTTAACCAATTGTAGCAGAATGAATGCTATTTTTTGAGGAAATCAAAGATTCTCCCCCTTCTTCATTTCTTTCTGTATTTTTTTATACTATAATAAAATATATAGAAAAACCAAATACTTCTGATTTTAAGGGGGAAATAACGATGAACCAAATTAAAGTTGAGAAGCTCTTAATCAATTATAAAACGTTGGAAAAATTTAAGCGTTTTAAAGAATATGGAAATCAGGAACTGTCCATGCTGGAAGACCTGCAAAGCAACATAGTTGAAAATAACAGTGAATCACCATTTTACGGGATTTATATTGGAAATAACCTTATTGCCCGGATGAGTCTTTACAAGGTAACGGCAAAATATGATGCTTATTTTGAGCCAACACAGGACTATCTGGAACTGTGGAAACTTGAAGTGTTGCCGGATTATCGTGGAAAGAACTATGGTAAAGCTTTGGTGGATTTTGCAAAGGGCTATAATTTGCCAATTAAAACAAATCCACGGATTAACTCACACGATTTTTGGGAAAAGATGGGCTTTCAAAAAGCAAAATATGATATGGAAAGAGACCTTGGTGAAAACCCGCTCATCTGGATGCCTGAAGGTGTACAAGAAAAAGATGTATAGTATAAAATAGCACAAATAAAGACATGAATGGCTTTTGCAACATTCATGTCTTTTTAAATTACTTATTTTCTTTAACCCAGCTCCACAAATTCCCCATTTCATCCCAGGCATCTTCATACCGTTTGAGCTGTGCCTTTAATTCCTGATTTTCCTTCTGCAAAAGATCAACTACTTTTTCCTGCTCTTTTTGGGATAATTGATTTTCACTTGAAAAATTAGTTCGCATTCTCTCCAGCAATAAAATGGCAGTATCTATCGGATCATTCTCATCCATGTTTTGGGATTCGGTATAATTCTGTACGTTACGCCTTCCTCCCTGTTTACGTTCTTCTTTGGCAAAATCAATAGCTTCCTGATACCGTTTAC
The genomic region above belongs to Virgibacillus doumboii and contains:
- a CDS encoding RsfA family transcriptional regulator, producing the protein MNATRQDAWTDDEDIILAETVLRYIREGKTQLEAFKEVAERLSRTSAACGFRWNASIRKRYQEAIDFAKEERKQGGRRNVQNYTESQNMDENDPIDTAILLLERMRTNFSSENQLSQKEQEKVVDLLQKENQELKAQLKRYEDAWDEMGNLWSWVKENK
- a CDS encoding N-acetyltransferase, translated to MNQIKVEKLLINYKTLEKFKRFKEYGNQELSMLEDLQSNIVENNSESPFYGIYIGNNLIARMSLYKVTAKYDAYFEPTQDYLELWKLEVLPDYRGKNYGKALVDFAKGYNLPIKTNPRINSHDFWEKMGFQKAKYDMERDLGENPLIWMPEGVQEKDV